One Malaclemys terrapin pileata isolate rMalTer1 chromosome 7, rMalTer1.hap1, whole genome shotgun sequence genomic region harbors:
- the ANKRD1 gene encoding ankyrin repeat domain-containing protein 1, whose translation MMMLKVEELVTGKKSDNKETGDFLPEDFKNGEYETAVRLEKQEDLKTLPEHSLTRGNLTHEKEKKLQAEIKKKKLEERPKLENLQDLEKIIQLKKRKKCTKVKVPVLKEPEPEVITGPVDVPTFLKAALENKLPVIEKYLSDKGDPDACDKYQRTALHRACSEGHLTLVEKLVEAGAQLEFQDMLESTALHWACRGGSLEVLKFLLNKGINRNARDKLLSTPLHVAVRTGQYECAEHLIACEADLNAKDREGDTPLHDAVRLNRYKMIRLLIMYGANLHIKNREEKTPMDLVLQWQNGTKEIFNSLKENSHKNSHINTF comes from the exons ATGATGATGCTGAAAGTAGAGGAGCTG GTGACAGGGAAGAAGAGTGACAATAAAGAGACTGGAGATTTCCTTCCTGAGGACTTCAAAAATGGAGAGTACGAAACTGCTGTAAGATTAGAGAAACAAGAAGACCTGAAAACACTCCCTGAACACTCCCTGACCCGAGGAAACCTGACCcatgaaaaggagaaaaagctACAGGCAGAG ATCAAGAAGAAAAAGCTAGAGGAGAGACCAAAACTTGAAAACTTGCAAGATCTTGAAAAAATTATTCagctgaagaaaaggaaaaaatgcaCAAAAGTGAAAGTACCCGTTTTAAAGGAACCTGAACCAGAAGTTATT ACAGGACCAGTGGATGtacctacatttttaaaagctgcacTGGAGAATAAATTGCCAGTAATTGAAAAATACCTGTCAGACAAAGGGGATCCAGATGCTTGTGATAAG TATCAACGCACTGCATTGCACAGGGCATGCTCAGAAGGACATCTGACGCTGGTGGAAAAGTTAGTGGAAGCTGGAGCCCAACTTGAGTTCCAAGATATG CTTGAATCTACTGCTCTTCACTGGGCATGTCGTGGGGGAAGCCTGGAAGTTCTGAAATTCCTGCTCAACAAAGGAATAAACAGAAACGCCAGAGACAAG TTGCTCAGTACACCTTTGCATGTAGCTGTAAGGACGGGTCAGTATGAATGTGCTGAGCACCTCATCGCCTGTGAAGCAGACCTCAATGCCAAAGACAGA gaaggAGACACCCCACTTCATGATGCAGTGAGGCTGAATCGTTATAAAATGATTAGACTCCTGATTATGTATGGAGCAAATCTACATATAAAGAACCGT GAAGAGAAAACCCCTATGGATCTTGTTCTTCAGTGGCAGAATGGCACCAAAGAGATATTCAACAGCCTTAAAGAGAACTCCCACAAGAACTCCCATATAAACACATTCTGA